GCGACCTGATAGATACGCATCGCCGGACGCCGCTCTACCCAGCTCTTGAGCGGCTTGCCCGTGGTCCCGTCGAAACTTGCCTGGCCCCGCATATAACCGATCGTGTCGGCATCCGACTGGTAGATGGTGACGACCGATGCCGCGTCGCCCGGATTGAACACATAGACCCGGCCGATATGGCCGCCGCCAAATGCGCGCTCGGCCGCTGTCATCATCGGTGCGATCGGCGCCAGCGTCCCAGGCTTGCCGACCGCCGGGCGAGTCACCGCGCCGGGTGCCAGCGCCTCGTACATCTCCATCACGTTCGCGCCATAGCCTGCGCTGATCGGCCAGGGCATGTTGAGCGATGCCAGGGTCAGCAGGCCGGTGAAGGTGATCATCAGATGGAAGGGCATGGCCAGCACGCCGGTCGCATTATGCCCGTCGAGCCAGGATCGCTGGCCCTTGGCCGGGCGGAAGGTGAAGAAGTCCTTGAAGATGCGCTTGTGCGCGATGATGCCGGTGACCAATGCGACCAGCATGACCATCGCCGCCAGCGAGGCGAGCAGCCGGCCCCAGGGATAGGGAATTTCCAGCTCGAAATGGAGGCGGTAGAAAAACTCCCCGCCCAGTGTCTCGCGCGCGACTGGCGCGCCGGTCACCGGATCGAGCGCGCGATAGAGATAGTCCGTGCCCTGATCGTAGGACGCCTCGACCGTATTGGCCCGGCCATCGGGCGCGGTCAGATACCAGCCGGTGGAACCGGACGCATTTTTCGACAGCCAGCCGGTCGCCGCGACAATGGCGCTCTTGCTGTCCGCCTGCACCGTGACCTCGGGCCGCATCCACCGGCCGATCTCCGGCTTGAAGACGCTGAGCGTTCCGGCCAGGCACATGACGAACAGCACATAGCCTAGCAGCAGCCCGGTCCAGCCATGTAGCCAGGCCATGGCCTGCCGGGCGCCATCCCGGACCATCGCCGAAGCCCGGCTCATGCAAAGCCCCCGTTGGTCCAGACCAGCCCGGCCAGTGCGGCAGACAGCAGCACAACGCCGCCCAGCGCGAGAAAAGGCCCGCGCGCCAGAAAGGCCCAGACACTGACCGCTGGTGCGAACAGATAGGAGAACATGGTCGCCACCGTCACCGCTTCCAGCCGGCCCATCGGCAGGGTACGGGCCAGCAGCATCGCCGCCAGCGCCGCAACCGCATAGGCGCCGACCGTGCCCGCCAGGGTGCGCAGCGCGACATTGCCGCGATAGCGCCAGCCGCTACGGGCGCGCAGAGCCGCCGCTTTCGTCAATAATCGACGCTCAGCGTGAACACCGCCGTGCGCGGCGCGGCGTAGAAGGCCTGGCCCCACATCAGGCTGCCCAGATACTTCTTGTCGGTGACATTCTTCACGTTCACGCTCGCCCGCAGATGATCGACCAGCCGGATGCCCGCCATCAGGTCGAGCACGGCATAGCTCTTCTGCTTAACGACCACATCGCCTGTGTAAACTTCGCCGTCATAAACGTCGGTCAACGTCGTGTTGATCGCATTCTGCCAGCGCATCTGTGCGCCCAGCTTCAGGTCGTTGAGCTGTGGCACCTGATAGGTGGTGGCCAGTTTCAATGACTTGGTCGGCAGCCAGGTGCGGGTGTCGTTGCCCTCGTCATCCTCGATATCATATTGGGTATAGCCGCCGCTCAGCGTCCACTGGTCGGTGATCTTGCCCGCCACTTCCAGCTCGAAACCGGTCGAGGTGGTGTCGACGCCGGCATAATAGCTACCGCCGGCCTTGCCCGGTCCATCCTCGCCAAAGGTACCGGCATAGTCGGCCAGCCCCTTCTGCTTGGCGCGGAACACGGTGGCCGTGGCATAGAGGCGATCGCCGAACCAGCTGCTCTTGATGCCGCCCTCGATGCTGGTGCCCTTGGCCGGGTCCAGCTTGCGATTGGTCGCGTCGACCTCCGCCTGCGGATTATAGATGTCGGTATAGCTGGCATAGAGGGTGACATTGGGCGTCACGTCATAGAGCAGGCCGAGATAGGGGCTGATCTTGTGGTCGTCGCGCGCCTGGTCGGTGCCATAGGAAGTGCCGGACGACTTGATCCACATCGCGCTGGCGCCAACCACACCCTTCAGCTGGTCGGTGAAGTTGAGATGCGCTGCGCCATAGAGGCGGGTCAGTTCGTCGCTATATTTGGCGGCCAGATACTCGCCCGGATAGTCCGGCTCGGTCACCTGCGCGCTGCCCCAGTCATAGACAGACGGATAGACCAGTGCCGTGTCCTCGGCGAAATTCTCCCATTCCTTGGCATTGGACTTGGCGTAGGACAGGCCCAGGACCAGCTTGTGCTCGCGGCCCAGCAGGCTGAACGGTCCAGACGCGCTAAAATCGCCCAGATATTGCTTATAGTCGGACGGGTAGATCCCCGCCATGCCATAGACGCCCTCGCCGGTCTCCTTGTCGGGATAGCCATAGGCATAGAGCAGCTTCGCATTCTCCTGGAAGCGCTTGTAGGTGAACATGCCGCTCAGCGTCCATTGGCCCATCGTATAGACCAGTTCGCCAAAGCTGTTCTGGTCCTTGGTGTTCCAATAGGTCCAGTCGGCCGAGGTCGTCGCCGAGCGCGGATAGTCGATCCGGGTGCCGTCGGTGAAGACCAGCGGCATCGCCCCCCACAGCACGCCGTCGGCGTCATTTTCCTGGCGGGTATAACCGACCGTCGCCTTGAGATCGGGCGTCACCTGCCAGGCGATGATCGCGCCATAAACATCCCGATTGATATGGTTATAGTCCAGATGGGTGTCGCGATCCTCATGCGCATAGATGAAGCGCGCCGACACCGTATCGGTCACCGGTACATTGACGTCGCCTTC
The sequence above is drawn from the Sphingobium sp. AP49 genome and encodes:
- a CDS encoding PepSY-associated TM helix domain-containing protein, whose protein sequence is MSRASAMVRDGARQAMAWLHGWTGLLLGYVLFVMCLAGTLSVFKPEIGRWMRPEVTVQADSKSAIVAATGWLSKNASGSTGWYLTAPDGRANTVEASYDQGTDYLYRALDPVTGAPVARETLGGEFFYRLHFELEIPYPWGRLLASLAAMVMLVALVTGIIAHKRIFKDFFTFRPAKGQRSWLDGHNATGVLAMPFHLMITFTGLLTLASLNMPWPISAGYGANVMEMYEALAPGAVTRPAVGKPGTLAPIAPMMTAAERAFGGGHIGRVYVFNPGDAASVVTIYQSDADTIGYMRGQASFDGTTGKPLKSWVERRPAMRIYQVAYGLHMARFAPMATRWLYVLGGAMLTLAISTGMVLWIAKRRERAPLSIGNRILERLNVGVITGVPLGAVAYFIANRLLPIGMAGRPEAEVSVALWTAAAAVMAGLALRPAIGWPLMMGLFAFACVLAAVLGPIWSIEPVLLTGNLLFLVMAGALALVVRQQMRRRHAPKPARRRIREQPA
- a CDS encoding TonB-dependent siderophore receptor, translating into MRLSFRHVLLGSSMALVALPCATAQAAEADTAADEASRIVVTAANQPSSSATALSLSVRETPQSVTIINRERIEDFAITNVNDLLDQTIGINVERVETDRTYFNSRGFDVSNFQVDGVGLPLAWGIQFGDLDTALFENVEAVRGANAIMTGIGNPSATINYVRKRPLDTFQAKGTAQLGSRDLWRVEGDVNVPVTDTVSARFIYAHEDRDTHLDYNHINRDVYGAIIAWQVTPDLKATVGYTRQENDADGVLWGAMPLVFTDGTRIDYPRSATTSADWTYWNTKDQNSFGELVYTMGQWTLSGMFTYKRFQENAKLLYAYGYPDKETGEGVYGMAGIYPSDYKQYLGDFSASGPFSLLGREHKLVLGLSYAKSNAKEWENFAEDTALVYPSVYDWGSAQVTEPDYPGEYLAAKYSDELTRLYGAAHLNFTDQLKGVVGASAMWIKSSGTSYGTDQARDDHKISPYLGLLYDVTPNVTLYASYTDIYNPQAEVDATNRKLDPAKGTSIEGGIKSSWFGDRLYATATVFRAKQKGLADYAGTFGEDGPGKAGGSYYAGVDTTSTGFELEVAGKITDQWTLSGGYTQYDIEDDEGNDTRTWLPTKSLKLATTYQVPQLNDLKLGAQMRWQNAINTTLTDVYDGEVYTGDVVVKQKSYAVLDLMAGIRLVDHLRASVNVKNVTDKKYLGSLMWGQAFYAAPRTAVFTLSVDY